The following proteins come from a genomic window of Pseudomonas sp. J452:
- a CDS encoding RNA methyltransferase, which translates to MRIPDIYQRLADLGALPAHSGRVVRAWLQGKPLNTGTRRQQSENFLPLSVRAGLPQLGDDLDSLVRLRSEHPGADGSARLLVELSDGQMIESVLLPRGGLCVSSQVGCAVGCVFCQTGKSGLLRQVGSAEIVAQVALARRFRPVKKVVFMGMGEPAHNLDNVLEAIDLLGSEGGIGHKNLVFSTVGDPRVFERLPQQRIKPALALSLHTTDAELRQQLLPRAPRIDPEELMELGEAYARAVDYPIQYQWTLLKGINDSQEEMDEILRLFKGKYAVLNLIPYNSLEADEFQRPDGDRIVQIVRYLHSRGVLTKVRNSAGQDIDGGCGQLRARAAELVERKRQQRHSAD; encoded by the coding sequence ATGCGTATCCCCGACATATACCAACGCCTCGCCGATCTCGGTGCCCTGCCTGCCCATAGCGGCCGGGTGGTGCGTGCCTGGCTGCAGGGCAAGCCGCTGAACACCGGCACCCGCCGCCAGCAGAGTGAGAACTTCCTGCCGCTCTCGGTGCGCGCCGGCCTGCCACAGCTCGGCGATGACCTCGACAGCCTGGTGCGCCTGCGCTCCGAACACCCCGGCGCCGACGGTTCGGCACGCCTGCTGGTGGAGCTCAGCGACGGGCAGATGATCGAGAGCGTGCTGCTGCCGCGTGGCGGCCTGTGCGTATCCAGCCAGGTCGGTTGCGCGGTCGGCTGCGTGTTCTGCCAGACCGGCAAGAGCGGCCTGCTGCGCCAGGTGGGCAGCGCCGAGATCGTCGCCCAGGTGGCCCTGGCGCGGCGCTTCCGCCCGGTGAAGAAGGTGGTGTTCATGGGCATGGGCGAGCCGGCGCACAACCTCGACAACGTGCTGGAAGCCATCGACCTGCTCGGCAGCGAAGGCGGCATCGGCCACAAGAACCTGGTGTTCTCCACCGTCGGCGACCCGCGGGTGTTCGAGCGCCTGCCGCAACAGCGGATCAAACCGGCCCTGGCCCTGTCGCTGCACACCACCGATGCCGAACTGCGCCAGCAACTGCTGCCGCGCGCACCGCGCATCGACCCCGAGGAGCTGATGGAGCTGGGCGAGGCCTACGCCCGCGCCGTCGACTACCCGATCCAGTACCAGTGGACGCTGCTCAAAGGCATCAACGACAGCCAGGAGGAGATGGACGAGATCCTGCGCCTGTTCAAGGGCAAGTACGCGGTGCTCAACCTGATTCCCTACAACAGCCTGGAAGCCGACGAATTCCAGCGCCCGGACGGCGATCGCATTGTGCAGATCGTGCGCTACCTGCACAGCCGCGGCGTGCTGACCAAGGTGCGCAACAGCGCCGGCCAGGATATCGACGGCGGTTGCGGCCAGTTGCGCGCGCGGGCTGCCGAACTGGTCGAGCGCAAACGCCAACAGCGCCATTCTGCGGACTGA